The following nucleotide sequence is from Hevea brasiliensis isolate MT/VB/25A 57/8 chromosome 7, ASM3005281v1, whole genome shotgun sequence.
TATTATATAAGAACTGCAAACCACttaaaattgtgattaaaaaaaaatcaaccatCTAAGAGTATTTAGAGTAATAATATTATGAGtatactcaattcaacatcaacttaaaatataaaatttatatataaaattaataacttcTAAATGTTTATGTTTTGAAttaataattaatgaattaaaaaaaaatctaatatgcaagtatgtttttttttttatgtatgatGTAATCTTTGTGCCACATAAAAGCTCTATAGGCCCTTTAAAATTttgttgatgaaaattaattaattatgatacAATATAATTGTAATTCTTTAGTCATTTTAAATGCTCTCTCAATCTAAAATAAGATGAAATGAAACAATTGGTTTAATAATTTTGTCTGTgcttcatttaatttatttttattttaatattattatttaatatttgtttttttatattttatatttcagCATCACATTATAAGATTTTGCTAAGGCTaaaatttttagttaattatattaaatacaatatgttaaaattttgaataatattatgtttatcaaaattaaattaaattttcatttcttaaattattattaactatTTTTTTGTAAACATTCATTCATAATAATGTAATAATGTAATACCTTTAGAATATAATTGcatttaaaaaatcatatattATTAAAAAGAATTATCCATGATACCAAATATATATGATAATACATATATTCAAATATGAAATCTTAATTATTAttctaatataataataattaactaaaaaataaaataatttcctaatttattatttttattttttcttctcttgttgattttttttttaggtcTTTGGTTTATTCTTCTAAaattaaatgttttatatttctcAGCAAATGCAAATTTTCATGGTTTTCTATACACTATTTTGGATTATTTAAAACAACATTCATTTAACTATATAAAtcattgaaattaatgttatataATTAATGGTACATCTCcttattataattatttgattttcaaattttatatctTGTATGGGAACATTTATTTATTGAAACATAATCTATTATACTATGGAAACAAGTAATCAATATAAACATGATAGATTTAAAAAGtagaatataataaataattaaaatataattgtataaatttaaaaataaagaacGATTAAATTATTGAATAATCCCTATATCCAATATTCAAAAGAagtcaaaaataaatttattttcaagaattaacaaataaattatttaattgtaattaatataaatactatttaattttaaaatttgaaatttaattattaatatttttttaaattagtttataTATACTACTTaaagataaaaaagaaaaaaaattgccacttttaaaaaagaaaaataaataaaaaaaataaaagaagaaatatTACctctattttaaaaattaaaaagaataaactaaattttaaaataatcaatatctaataTCTAAGTTGAAGTCTTCAGATAAATTATTAAGTTAGAGGTGGCTTACAAAATATGGCTCAATCTTAACTAGAAATTATTCATTATTGTCTGTTGAATTTCATTAGCCCAAATCATCTTTTTATGGTACCATTCTGaatctttttatttatatatattagaaATGTTTAAAAATGACAGAAGAAGCTGTATATTAgggtttaaattattaattttttgtatattacaaaaaaattttatttaaaacttatttatcataaatttaaaatataaatatataaaatttatatatttaatagataaatCTCATTATATATTTAAATCGGACCTAGGTAAGAGAATCTCGTATATATATTAGAAATGTTTAAAGATGACAGAAGAAGTAGCTGTATATTAgagtttaaattattaatttcttgtATATTacgaaaaatttttatttaaaatttatttattataaatttaaaatataaatatataaaatttatatatttaatagatgaaTCTCATTATATATTTAAATCGGACCTAGGTAAGAGAATCTCGAATATTACTAGACATAGGCTACATTCATCATTGTCCTACTTAGACAAATGGAACCGTGTTGAAATTATGGAGTTGGTGAGAAAATTACTTCTTTGTGTGATCTAATTATCCCAAAGTCATTTAATGCAAAATCTGTTGGACTTTGTCTTTGGATATCATATTAATTTCATTATGTGGGTAGCTACCTCTAATATATTGTTGCCTCGTAGCCAAACTAGACCAGATTATCATATGCTAGATGACAATGGACAACAATGGGTAACAGATTCTGCATTAAATTTTTGCCAACTGTAAGAACCTAGCAAATATATTTTCCTTTATTATTATCAATTACTTAAATAAGAGTTGTATTTGTGAATATTATTATTTGtttgaaaatatttaatttagttcttatatttattgaaaaagtttaatttatcttatttttaattttttattcaaattagcctaaaaattaaaatttatgaaccaaatttcttgatttaaataaaaaaataaaaaagttcaaattcttaatttaaaactaaatttcttgatttttttttaatttttaagttaaattaaatttaaattaaaatttttaaattaaattaaataaaaaattataaatagtttaaattaaaatttttcaataaatACGTGGTGTAATTGAGCATTAAACCTTTTTTTTTAACAAGTGTAACATTATTTTCATTTGTCAAGATTTTTTAAatagatttatttattattaaatttacatcaataacataaaaaattatattttctatgTAGTATTTCACTCTTTtcgatataatattttatatttttatataatattaataattttcaatacaaaattaataataaataaatatatttaataaattttaaaaaaattgaatcttTTAATTCCTCGTTTCCTTTCAAAACTTGAAAGTTGGGCTATTTTACAAGTAATAATTGTGAGCAGAAATGAGAAAAGTGATAACTGTAAACAAAAGAAAACAAAcgaaaaagaaaagggaaaaaaaaaaaagaaaagaaaagaaaaaccaaaGCCGCAGCCGTTAAAGTGCACTATTTATCCTTTACTCTGCAAAAAATTCAAAGATTCCATGGAAACTTGTTCATCATGGCAATCCTTAAATAAGGAAAGAAATCACATCCTGTAGATCTTGTGATTTTTAACACAATCCAAGTAATACTTTTCATCATATCTGTACAATTATTGTCTAGCATTATAGGTCATTAAACTGGAATTCTGCCATGGAAATCATTCCATTCTTTTCTATCATCCTCTTCCTATCTTCTCCAAAAAACCCATTTCTGGATCATACACACACACACCATTCTGGTAAGTAAGTATCCATTCTTCTCAAAGTTGATTAATTCTTTCTTTTCAGGATTTGAATGGATTGATTGAGAGACAAATGCATGCACTTGGGTATTATGTCTGATTCATCTTCTGCTTCATCCATATACCAAACACAAAACACACACTTTGACTGGAAAAAGGTGTTCAAATTCAAGTTATTTACGAAACCCATTTCGTAATTTATCATTATTTTCTTGAATATGCCATTGTGATCAAGTACAATATTATCATTGCTGCTTCTTGTTCTTGTTCTTAACATTGGGTCAGCTCTATATAGGAAAGCTAGAAATTAGTTTCATGGAGTTTGGAGCAACAAGTAGGAAGAAAAACAAAATGGTAAATGGGAATCAGAAATTCAGAACAGAAATAACTGCATTAGTTGTAGATGATGATACCACCAATCGAACCATTCACCGCAGGCTGTTGCAAAATCTTGGCATAGAAAACCAGGAGGTGAGGAATGGAAAGGAAGCCATTGATATCCATTCCTCAGGCAGAAATTTTGACCTTATTCTCATGGACATGGACATGCCTATCATGAATGGCATTGAGGTACATATTGTATTTACATGTGTCTCTGAGTGAGATAAATCGATTTTCTTGTTGGTGTTAGTGCTAATATTGAGTTTCTTTGGCTTTAGGCAACTAAGCAACTCCGTGCCATGGGAATACGTAGCACCATTGTTGGGGTATCTACTCGTTCCATGGAAGAAAAAGTGCAAGAATTCATGGAAGCTGGTTTGGATGATTATCAAGAGAAGCCGCTGACAAGTGCTAAGCTCATTTCCATCCTCCATAAGATGAACCATAATGGTTCAGTATAGTTTCATAGATTAGGAGTTTAGGACATAAATGCATAAGGATTAATAAACTTTACCCTTTGCTCCATGTATTATGAATATGATCATGTACTATAGGCTAATATAAtatacatgatttttgagatattattacttatttaatatttaaattttatatatttatttattaaatttataataaattaaattgaagcaAGAAGAATCCACAAATCATAAGACTATAATTGTAGTGTAGCAGGACCATGCCAAACAATTTGATAGAAAGATAGATTTGGAAatgaaagtgtaactaaggtaGGCTTGAGTCTTGTCATAGCCCTTAGTACTCTAACCTGCCAGAGTTGCTTTTTAATGCCTCATGGGTCGTTGTGGACTCGAAATAGCATGCTTTCAGCCACACATGACTGAATGTATACGTGGTAAATATTCATTTTAAAATGCTTCTCTTGTTATGcagtatattatttttatttaaaaaaataaattaaagcatatcaattaaaaatagaaaaaagtgtgaaaaaaaaaatattttcacgcTATTAATACTTAGCgtttgtaatttttttattaaagtcATTAATTTTAGGCCGTTAATACTTGGTTGATAAAATTTCTAGCAGCATTAAAATTAATACTCACAtgacatatttttttattattaaaagtgAAGTGTGTATCCTTAAGAATAGGTCAAGATGAGGAATCAAAATCTAAAACGATTACTTCTTCATCCCTTTTATCTTCATTCTTCTCATCTTCAAGCATTTCTACATACAATTGGTGTGAAACGCATTGAGATAGTAAGGCTTTTGAAAATTGCATACTTGACTTCATGCTTAATATATATGTCGTCTTTCgttggtttggtttgcaatggtTCAGGATTCTCACGTTTAGAAGATTTCTCTTTGACTGCTGGGAAATCCCATATGAATCATATTGGAGTTAATGTGTTTGAAAGAGTCTATGCTAGTCCTCTTGACATTTGCCAAGTAGTCCACTTTCAGCGTCATATGTTTTAGTTGCAGAATTTGGGTTATAGTTATTTGGAAAAGGGGGGGAGAGTGTGATTCTACAAAAAAGGAGGGAgaaattgaggagacataaatggagagagagagagagagagagggagagagagagagagagagagagagataacgACGAATTAAAATAAAAGATCAATTTGTAAACAATTAAAATATTAGGAATCTCAAAGTAAttcattcataattttaataattataatttaaattttattttttaaattataaaaaaactactagttaatttatttattttagtaaaatttattatttggttctatattttgaaaaatatactatttaatccTTATATTTTGCTTGCTTTAAATTGTTTAATCCCTttgtcaatatttttttttaataaacataTTATAATGCCAATCAAACTATTATTAAGTACTtatattttagtgaaattaatgagttagtctctatattttaaaaaatattattatttaatttctttattttaataaaactaattaattggtcatatattttgaaaacataatattttgaaaatatattattagataaaaatgaaaattttgctaTGTGAAAACTAaatttgaa
It contains:
- the LOC110643390 gene encoding two-component response regulator 24 isoform X1 gives rise to the protein MEIIPFFSIILFLSSPKNPFLDHTHTHHSGKLEISFMEFGATSRKKNKMVNGNQKFRTEITALVVDDDTTNRTIHRRLLQNLGIENQEVRNGKEAIDIHSSGRNFDLILMDMDMPIMNGIEATKQLRAMGIRSTIVGVSTRSMEEKVQEFMEAGLDDYQEKPLTSAKLISILHKMNHNGSV
- the LOC110643390 gene encoding two-component response regulator 24 isoform X2, which produces MEFGATSRKKNKMVNGNQKFRTEITALVVDDDTTNRTIHRRLLQNLGIENQEVRNGKEAIDIHSSGRNFDLILMDMDMPIMNGIEATKQLRAMGIRSTIVGVSTRSMEEKVQEFMEAGLDDYQEKPLTSAKLISILHKMNHNGSV